The Lachnospiraceae bacterium KM106-2 nucleotide sequence CTCTAATCCGGTTGGATCAATAGAAGTCTCATGGATCACATCCTGAACCATTCGAATCACATCAGCATCCATAAACTGTCGCGCAGAGAAGTTCACGGACATCTTAACTTGATATCCTTTATCCTGCCACTCTTTTAACTGGGTGCAAGACTCTAATAATACCCATCGTCCGATCTGAACGATAACACCTGTTTCTTCTGCCAAAGCAATGAATTTATCCGGGTGCAACATGCCTCTCGTTGGATGATTCCATCTTAATAAGGCTTCAAATCCAAATAGTCTCCCGTTCCTTAGATCTATCTGTGGTTGATAATGTAAGACAAACTCATCTCGTTCAATGGCACTTCTCAATTCAGAATGCATTTCAATTCGTTCCATTAATTTCTCATTGATGGAATCGTTGTAATAACAATAGATATTTTTACCTAGCTCTTTTGCCTTATACATAGCTGCATCGACATTTTTCAAGATTGCTTGTGTTGTCTTTCCATCCTTTGGTATCAAGCAGATTCCAATGCTTACAGTGACAAAGAATTCTTTGCTTGCAAGAACAAATGGATAAGAAAATACGGTCTGGATCTTCTTAACCTTTGCTTCATACAGTCCGATATCTTTGAGATTGTATGACAATACGACAAATTCATCTCCTCCGATACGACAGAAATAATCATCTTCGTCCAAGGCCTGTTTCACACGATGTGTAATATCGATCAACAACTCATCACCATAAGAATGACCTAGTGTATCATTGATCCTCTTAAAATCATCTACATCAATATACATGATGGCCATCGAATCCTCTGGCTCTAGATCTTCTAAGACTCCGTCTAACTTCTCAGTTAATGCATTTCGATTTGGCAGCTCAGTAAGCAGATCCTGATACGCTAATTTATGATTCTTATCTTCACTATCTTTCAGATCCTCATATTTTTTAAATAACTTTTTCTGTGTTGTCGTTACGATATTATATGCGCACTCCAACTCTTTATAATTCTCTTCAAGTTCTTCTTTATTCTCTCTGATCAACCGTTCTGCCATTTTTCTTTTTCTTAGATGTAACATCAAGAAAAAAATAATGACTAAAAATAAAATACTCAATGTAAAACAGAATCCTAACATACTCTTCTCCGTTATATGTGTCATATTCTGGCTAAGCAATGAGTTACTACTTCCCATACAGAACATATTTACCTCCTATAGTCAGCGATTAGCTTCTATATGTAAATTTATTACAATTTTCTATTCTAGCATTATTATAACATAATCCGAGTAATTAGTATACAAATTAAAAGAGATTTTGCATTTTACCTGCAAAATCTCCCTTTTATTTCATATAAAAAGACTTATTAAGTCATTTCCTATTTATCTGATAAATATTCATCGATACCTTTTGCTGCTGCTTTTCCTGCTCCCATTGCTAAGATAACAGTTGCTGCACCGGTTACGGCATCACCTCCGGCATAGACACCTTCTTTGGTTGTTGCACCATTATTTTCATCTGCAACAATACATTTCCATTTGTTTATCTCTAAGCCTTCTGTTGTAGAAGAGATCAATGGGTTAGGGCTCGTTCCTAATGACATGATAACCGTATCTACATCCATAACAAATTCAGAACCCTCAATAGGAGAAGGTCTTCTTCTGCCAGATGCATCTGGTTCTCCTAATTGCATCTTCACGCATTTGATTCCATTTACCCAGCCTTTTTCATCTTCTAAGATTTCAACTGGATTGGTTAGTAAATCGAAGATAATACCTTCTTGTTTTGCATGGTGAACTTCTTCTACTCTGGCTGGCAGTTCTTCTTCACTTCTTCGATATACGATATGTACTTCTGCTCCTAGACGGAGTGCGGTTCTTGCAGCATCCATTGCAACGTTTCCGCCACCAACGACTGCTACTTTCTTACCACCGATGATTGGGGTATCATATTCATCCTTAAATGCTTTCATCAGATTACTTCTTGTTAAGTATTCATTTGCTGAGAATACACCACTTGCATTCTCTCCTGGAATACCCATGAATTTAGGAAGTCCGGCACCAGAACCGATAAATACCGCTTCATAACCTTCTTCTGAGATCAATTCATCAATTTTAACTGATTTACCGACAACAACATTGGTTTCAATCTTTACACCTAACGCTTTGACATTCTCAATCTCCGCTGCTACCACTTTTTGCTTTGGAAGACGGAATTCAGGAATTCCATATACTAATACACCGCCTGGTTCATGAAGTGCTTCAAAGATCGTTACTTCGTAACCCATCTTAGCAAGATCACCGGCACAAGTTAATCCGGATGGACCAGATCCGATCACTGCTACCTTTTTACCATTTGTTACTGCTGGCTTTTTAGGCTTAATCTTATGATCTCTTGCCCAATCTGCAACAAATCGCTCTAATTTACCAATGCTGACTGCATCGCCTTTGATTCCTCGAATACAATTGTGCTCACATTGACTTTCCTGTGGACATACACGACCACAAACTGCTGGTAATGCTGAGTATTGACTGATCACATGATAAGCTTCTTCCATATTACCTTCTTCCACTTGTTTGATAAAAGCAGGAATATCAATGGATACTGGACATCCCTTCTGGCATCTAGGATTTTTACAGTTAAGACATCTTGTTGCCTCAGCCATTGCTTCTTCCTCATTATAACCAAGACAAACTTCTTCAAAATTAGTTGCTCTAACTTTAGCTTCCTGCTCTCTGACCGGAACTCTTGTTAATACATCCTTAATCTCCATTATTTGTCACCTCCGCATCCACAACCACCATTATGATGAGTTGCTCCTTCTCTTAATCTAAGAACGGCACGACCTTCTTCTGTCTTATACATTCTCTGACGTTCCATCGATTGATCAAAATCAACTAAATGTCCATCAAACTCTGGACCATCTACACATGCGAATTTAATTTCATTTCCTACTTGAAGTCTGCAAGCACCGCACATTCCAGTACCATCAACCATGATTGGATTCATGCTGACGATTGTACGAATTCCTAATTCCTTTGTTAATAAAGAGACAAACTTCATCATAATAATAGGTCCAATTGCAACGACAAGATCATATTTCTTTCCCTTATTATTTACAAGATCCTTAATACAATCATTTACATTTCCTTTGAACCCATAAGATCCATCATCAGTTGCAACATATAAATTTTTAGCAACTTCTTTCATCTCATCTTCTAATATGATTAAATCTTTATTTCTAGCACCGATAATGCAGTCTGCTTCAATGCCTTTGCTATGTAACCACTTTACTTGTGGGTATACAGGTGCGGTTCCTACTCCACCTGCAACGAATAATATGTTCATCTTTTCTAATTCTTCTTGAGCGGTATCGATTAATTCCGAATGGCATCCTAAAGGACCAACGAAGTCACGGAATGATTCTCCGACTTCATATTGTGCCATCTTCTCTGTGGAAGCACCAACTACTTGAAATACGATTGTGACAGTTCCAGCTTCACGATCATAATCGCAGATTGTAAGCGGGATTCTCTCTCCCTTTTCATCCATCTTAACTATTACGAACTGGCCCGGATTACAGGA carries:
- a CDS encoding diguanylate cyclase/phosphodiesterase with PAS/PAC sensor(s); the encoded protein is MFCMGSSNSLLSQNMTHITEKSMLGFCFTLSILFLVIIFFLMLHLRKRKMAERLIRENKEELEENYKELECAYNIVTTTQKKLFKKYEDLKDSEDKNHKLAYQDLLTELPNRNALTEKLDGVLEDLEPEDSMAIMYIDVDDFKRINDTLGHSYGDELLIDITHRVKQALDEDDYFCRIGGDEFVVLSYNLKDIGLYEAKVKKIQTVFSYPFVLASKEFFVTVSIGICLIPKDGKTTQAILKNVDAAMYKAKELGKNIYCYYNDSINEKLMERIEMHSELRSAIERDEFVLHYQPQIDLRNGRLFGFEALLRWNHPTRGMLHPDKFIALAEETGVIVQIGRWVLLESCTQLKEWQDKGYQVKMSVNFSARQFMDADVIRMVQDVIHETSIDPTGLEIEVTEAIALRDIDFAVNTIQKIRDMGIQVSLDDFGIGYTSMKFLKLLPVNNLKIDKSFLYSLMEDASDQKIIAAIIGLAQALGLVVVAEGVENEEQVAFLTNAGCDIVQGYWYSKPIPKEEAEDYIQARK
- a CDS encoding glutamate synthase [NADPH] large chain is translated as MEIKDVLTRVPVREQEAKVRATNFEEVCLGYNEEEAMAEATRCLNCKNPRCQKGCPVSIDIPAFIKQVEEGNMEEAYHVISQYSALPAVCGRVCPQESQCEHNCIRGIKGDAVSIGKLERFVADWARDHKIKPKKPAVTNGKKVAVIGSGPSGLTCAGDLAKMGYEVTIFEALHEPGGVLVYGIPEFRLPKQKVVAAEIENVKALGVKIETNVVVGKSVKIDELISEEGYEAVFIGSGAGLPKFMGIPGENASGVFSANEYLTRSNLMKAFKDEYDTPIIGGKKVAVVGGGNVAMDAARTALRLGAEVHIVYRRSEEELPARVEEVHHAKQEGIIFDLLTNPVEILEDEKGWVNGIKCVKMQLGEPDASGRRRPSPIEGSEFVMDVDTVIMSLGTSPNPLISSTTEGLEINKWKCIVADENNGATTKEGVYAGGDAVTGAATVILAMGAGKAAAKGIDEYLSDK
- a CDS encoding 2-polyprenylphenol hydroxylase and related flavodoxin oxidoreductases, translating into MYKILKKEYLANNIYLMDIEAKRVAKSCNPGQFVIVKMDEKGERIPLTICDYDREAGTVTIVFQVVGASTEKMAQYEVGESFRDFVGPLGCHSELIDTAQEELEKMNILFVAGGVGTAPVYPQVKWLHSKGIEADCIIGARNKDLIILEDEMKEVAKNLYVATDDGSYGFKGNVNDCIKDLVNNKGKKYDLVVAIGPIIMMKFVSLLTKELGIRTIVSMNPIMVDGTGMCGACRLQVGNEIKFACVDGPEFDGHLVDFDQSMERQRMYKTEEGRAVLRLREGATHHNGGCGCGGDK